One Gossypium hirsutum isolate 1008001.06 chromosome A11, Gossypium_hirsutum_v2.1, whole genome shotgun sequence genomic window carries:
- the LOC107923950 gene encoding serine/threonine-protein kinase ATG1a isoform X4, with translation MMTTTVDYGGPGPGQVRLVGDYILGPRIGSGSFAVVWRSRHRQHGLEVAVKEIDKKLLSSKVSESLLKEINILSTINHPNIIQLFEAIETEDRIFLVLEYCDGGDLAAYIQRYGKVSEEVARHLMRQLAAGLQVLQKEHLIHRDLKPQNLLLTKGSTPQLKIGDFGFARSLTPENLADTLCGSPLYMAPEIIQNKKYDAKADLWSVGAILFQLVTGKPPFDGDNQLQLFQNILRSTELQFPEGALEELHPDCVNLCRNLLRHDAVERLTFREFFDHKFLGERSKKVGLELDSSRLQSEAMVEKFDSSASEKKSPLPYRDLIDISSINQKSVSSFGCGKASQTKEHSSVKGALGAVALTGCDSKGKSVDNQCSPAELRVADSLEGIEKEYVLVNSRSASMETFSYYLETSLQDYSTLKCQAKKSDQEPAVSLEKETAESSVASAKSPQFQGSDLQTSSESAMLREVQRLNILHPSTRLQLLHQYALAIAEIAQGKYNAGLFVESFSVELVVLAIWKKALQICSSWKTSAPENESPGSNSGNQPTTTIQSSAGLAPNSGDNVDLNKPSSACIWAEQGFINAYDRAEKLSCHLQDMDATAQMPDAMEIIYQTALTIGTSGAERRQVFH, from the exons ATGATGACGACGACGGTGGATTACGGGGGACCGGGTCCTGGCCAGGTCCGACTAGTCGGAGACTATATTCTGGGTCCAAGAATCGGGTCGGGTTCATTCGCGGTGGTTTGGAGGTCAAGGCATCGACAACATGGGTTGGAAGTCGCAGTTAAAGAGATTGATAAGAAACTGCTGAGCTCCAAAGTCAGTGAAAGTCTGCTCAAGGAGATAAACATTCTCAGCACTATTAATCACCCCAACATCATCCAACTTTTTGAAGCCATTGAg ACTGAAGATAGGATATTTCTAGTGTTGGAATATTGCGATGGAGGGGATCTCGCTGCTTATATTCAAAGATATGGAAAAGTATCGGAGGAAGTTGCCAGGCATCTTATGAGGCAATTGG CTGCAGGATTGCAAGTTCTTCAAAAAGAACACCTTATTCATCGGGATTTAAAGCCGCAG AACTTACTGTTAACTAAAGGATCAACTCCGCAATTGAAGATAGGAGATTTTGGTTTTGCAAG ATCCTTGACACCTGAAAACTTGGCTGATACACTATGTGGTTCACCATTGTACATGGCACCTGAGATTATTCAGAATAAGAAGTATGATGCAAAG GCTGATTTGTGGAGTGTTGGGGCAATCTTATTTCAACTGGTCACTGGGAAGCCACCATTTGATGGCGATAATCAACTACAG CTGTTCCAGAATATATTGAGGTCCACTGAATTGCAGTTTCCAGAAGGAGCCCTGGAAGAATTACATCCTGATTGTGTTAATCTCTGCAGAAATCTGTTACGACATGATGCGG TTGAGCGACTGACATTCAGGGAATTTTTCGATCACAAGTTCCTTGGTGAGAGAAG CAAAAAGGTGGGCCTTGAGCTGGACTCATCACGTCTTCAATCAGAAGCAATGGTTGAGAAGTTTGATTCTTCTGCCTCTGAGAAGAAATCTCCATTACCTTATCGGGATCTCATAGACATATCTAGCATAAATCAGAAATCAGTTAGTTCATTTGGATGTGGTAAGGCATCACAAACAAAGGAACACTCCAGTGTCAAAGGTGCTCTTGGGGCAGTGGCTCTTACTGGATGTGATAGCAAAGGAAAATCTGTTGATAACCAGTGTTCACCAGCTGAGCTCAGAG TAGCTGACTCGTTGGAAGGTATTGAGAAGGAATACGTTCTAGTCAATTCTCGTTCCGCATCGATGGAGACTTTCTCTTATTACCTGGAGACGTCCCTCCAAGATTATTCAACTTTGAAGTGCCAAGCAAAGAAGAGTGACCAGGAACCAGCAGTTTCTCTGGAGAAGGAGACCGCTGAAAGTTCTGTCGCTTCTGCAAAATCTCCACAGTTTCAGGGATCAGATTTGCAAACATCATCTGAATCAGCTATGCTAAGGGAAGTACAGAGACTTAACATATTGCATCCCTCAACTAGGCTGCAGTTATTGCATCAGTATGCACTGGCTATTGCAGAAATAGCTCAAGGAAAG TATAATGCAGGACTATTTGTAGAATCATTTTCAGTTGAACTTGTTGTCTTGGCTATATGGAAGAAAGCTCTTCAGATCTGTAGCTCTTGGAAAACCTCTGCTCCAGAAAATGAATCACCTGGAAGCAATTCAGGCAATCAACCTACTACCACTATTCAGAGTAGCGCAGGCTTGGCTCCAAATTCAGGTGACAATGTAGATTTAAATAAGCCTTCATCTGCTTGCATCTGGGCAGAGCAAGGATTTATTAATGCTTATGATCGTGCCGAGAAGTTGTCATGTCATCTTCAAGATATGGATG CTACAGCACAGATGCCTGATGCCATGGAAATAATATATCAAACCGCACTCACTATCGGGACAAGTGGCGCT GAGAGGCGGCAAGTCTTCCATTGA